In Hippocampus zosterae strain Florida chromosome 3, ASM2543408v3, whole genome shotgun sequence, a genomic segment contains:
- the LOC127598381 gene encoding aminopeptidase Ey-like — protein sequence MEKRHRVSKLCILRVLLTLASVVTIITLWTIALTGGDEGDDVAAPWDRYRLPTSLIPLSYNITLWPHLSPDPDSGLYLFTGSSTVAFECATGTDLILIHSYRLNYTLLQNKHIALLLASGDGFVPSITATWLQPKQQYLVVQLNGVLTQGETYLLYTEFTGELADDLAGLYRSEYEEDGVRRIVASSQMHPTHARKTFPCFDEPAMKAVFNITLIHSPETAALSNGDKTDAVNTTIDGIAVTRTTFEPTKKMSTYLLAVVISDYTHLTDTQGDILLRIWARKKALEQGQGSYARNVTRPVLEFLQFYCNISYPLRKLDQIALPDFYYGAMENWGLVTYRENKLLHSPLTSSGRNKQSTAIIIAHELAHMWFGNLVTLRWWNEVWLNEGFASYVSYLAADRFQPTWGMKDQFVLRKIHTAFAVDALTSSHPLSSNEDSVLLPEQITQQFDTISYSKGAAVLRMLSDFLSEPVFVQGLNKYLNHFAYSNTIGNDLWDNLQTAVEAHNLYLPHRVHDIMNRWVLQMGFPVVMIDTATGKVTQKHFLLDAESKVSVESPYNYEWLIPIQWMKFGDVQRPIWWLMKKTEVNLEMRSGGALWILANINVTGYYRVNYDPGNWERLLAQLIRDHQVIPLTNRAQLVDDAFNLARARLVSASLALRTTSYLYAETEYIPWQTALNNFQYYYLMLDQTEVYRPMQEYMKKLVTPLYLYFKNMTSDWIQIPQRHTDQYNQVNAIQMACRTGITHCQKLTSTWFKQWMDNPQHNLIHPHLRDAVYCSAIASGNKAEWEFGWAQFKNTSVASEANRLMSALACSGNTRLLKRYLSYTLEPSMIRRQDAAFVIGAVARNSLGQELAWDFVRLQWDYMFTQYSMGFFDFASIIDEVTARFSTPAHLQQLEDFVSEHHATGFGSATLAVERALERTRVNIKWLQQNKQEILDWFTRQTD from the exons ATGGAGAAAAGACATCGAGTCAGCAAGTTGTGTATTCTGCGTGTGCTCTTAACCCTTGCCTCGGTGGTGACAATTATCACGCTTTGGACTATTGCCCTGACAGGAGGAGATGAAGGTGATGATGTTGCTGCTCCTTGGGACAG GTACCGACTCCCCACTTCACTGATCCCTCTCTCTTACAACATTACCCTGTGGCCTCATCTAAGCCCTGACCCCGACTCTGGACTCTACCTCTTCACGG GTAGTTCTACTGTGGCGTTTGAGTGTGCAACAGGAACCGATCTGATCCTGATCCACTCTTACAGGCTCAACTACACTTTGCTGCAGAACAAACACATCGCTCTGCTTCTTGCTTCAG GTGATGGTTTTGTTCCAAGTATTACGGCCACCTGGTTGCAGCCAAAGCAACAGTATCTGGTAGTGCAGCTAAACGGAGTTTTAACTCAAGGAGAGACATACCTTCTGTACACCGAGTTCACCGGAGAGCTGGCTGATGACTTAGCTGGCCTTTACAGAAGTGAATATGAGGAGGATGGCGTCAGAAG GATTGTTGCTAGCTCTCAGATGCATCCAACTCACGCAAGGAAAACCTTTCCTTGTTTTGACGAACCAGCAATGAAAGCCGTTTTCAATATAACCCTCATCCACTCACCTGAAACTGCAGCCCTGTCCAATGGTGATAAAACAG ATGCAGTCAACACAACTATTGATGGCATCGCTGTGACGAGGACCACCTTTGAGCCAACGAAGAAAATGTCAACGTATCTGTTGGCCGTTGTCATTTCAGACTACACACACCTCACTGACACACAAGGCGACATCTTG CTACGCATCTGGGCTCGCAAGAAGGCCCTGGAGCAAGGACAAGGAAGCTATGCGCGTAATGTGACCAGACCCGTATTGGAATTTCTTCAATTCTATTGCAACATCTCCTATCCTCTAAGGAAGTTGG ATCAAATCGCTCTGCCAGACTTCTACTATGGGGCGATGGAGAATTGGGGTTTGGTGACGTACAGAGAAAACAAACTGCTCCACAGCCCCTTGACCTCCTCCGGTCGAAATAAACAGAGCACAGCCATCATCATCGCTCATGAACTAGCGCACATG TGGTTTGGGAACCTGGTGACCCTGCGGTGGTGGAATGAGGTGTGGCTCAATGAGGGCTTTGCTTCTTATGTGTCTTATCTGGCAGCTGACCGTTTTCAGCCGACTTGGGGCATG AAAGATCAGTTTGTGCTCCGAAAAATCCACACAGCGTTTGCAGTTGATGCCTTGACCTCCTCTCATCCTTTGTCTTCAAATGAAGACAGTGTTTTACTGCCTGAGCAGATCACTCAGCAGTTTGATACCATCTCATACAGCAAG ggtgcagcagttttgagaatGTTGTCTGATTTCCTGTCAGAGCCCGTCTTCGTCCAAGGACTCAAT aaatattTGAACCACTTTGCCTACAGTAACACAATAGGAAATGACCTATGGGACAATTTACAAACG GCCGTGGAAGCGCACAATCTGTATCTTCCTCATCGAGTTCATGACATCATGAATCGTTGGGTGCTCCAAATGGGCTTCCCTGTTGTAATGATCGATACTGCCACGGGAAAAGTGACCCAGAAGCATTTTTTGCTGGACGCTGAGTCCAAAGTCTCAGTGGAATCACCATATAA CTACGAGTGGCTGATTCCAATTCAATGGATGAAGTTTGGCGACGTCCAAAGACCTATCTGGTGGCTGATGAAAAAAACAG AAGTAAACTTGGAGATGAGGAGCGGCGGCGCCTTGTGGATTCTTGCTAATATCAACGTCACGGGTTATTATCGGGTAAATTATGATCCAGGAAACTGGGAAAGACTTCTGGCTCAGCTGATCAGAGATCATCAG GTTATACCGCTTACAAACAGAGCTCAGCTTGTGGATGATGCCTTCAATCTGGCCAG AGCTCGGCTCGTCTCTGCCTCGCTTGCTCTGAGAACCACGTCTTATTTATATGCTGAGACCGAGTACATCCCTTGGCAGACCGCTTTGAATAACTTTCAGTATTATTACCTTATGTTGGACCAAACTGAGGTCTATCGTCCTATGCAG GAGTACATGAAGAAGCTGGTCACCCCTCTTTAcctgtattttaaaaacatgacgTCAGACTGGATCCAGATTCCACAGAGACACACAGACCA GTACAATCAGGTGAATGCCATCCAAATGGCCTGCAGGACTGGAATAACACATTGCCAAAAGTTGACCAGCACCTGGTTCAAGCAATGGATGGACAACCCTCAACAtaactt AATCCATCCACACCTGCGGGATGCAGTATACTGCAGCGCCATAGCGTCTGGTAACAAGGCAGAGTGGGAGTTTGGCTGGGCCCAGTTTAAGAACACATCTGTCGCCAGCGAGGCAAATCGGCTCATGTCTGCCCTGGCCTGTAGCGGCAACACACGATTGCTGAAGAG GTATCTTTCGTACACCTTAGAGCCATCTATGATTCGCAGGCAGGACGCCGCTTTCGTAATCGGGGCCGTGGCCAGAAACAGTTTGGGTCAGGAATTAGCATGGGACTTTGTTAGGCTACAATGGGACTACATGTTCACTCA ATATAGTATGGGCTTCTTCGATTTTGCCTCGATAATTGATGAAGTCACAGCAAGATTTTCCACACCTGCCCACTTACAACAG CTGGAGGATTTTGTGAGCGAGCACCATGCTACTGGCTTTGGTTCAGCAACTCTGGCAGTGGAACGGGCCCTGGAGAGGACAAGAGTCAATATCAAATGGCTACAGCAGAACAAACAGGAGATCTTAGACTGGTTCACCAGACAGACAGACTAG
- the LOC127598299 gene encoding synaptic vesicle glycoprotein 2B-like: protein MAERYQNNIYHQSDGDSYGTYGEGDGGVHDGYGYQAEYPPQEEDAASDVTEGHDEEEQMYEGEYQGIPHPDESKVAQRAARAKSRAGAALSELQELSEQYEDIMEDCGHGKFQWTLFVVLGLALMADGVECFVVAFVLPSAEKDLCLSNAEKGMLGLIVFLSMMVGAFIWGGLADKVGRRSCLVVALAIDCVFVFLSSFAQSYGFFLFFRLLSGIGIGGTVPIVYSYFSEFLQTDKRGEHLSWLCMFWMIGGIYASFTAWGIIPRYGWGFSMGTEFQFHSWRLFVLIAALPAIASLVGLIFMPESPRFLLENAKHDEAWMILKRVHDTNWRAKGQPEKVFTVTHIKAPKTAEDEFIEIQSATGTAVQRWAVRSLTLCKLVLKNVASLFSAELRFATLFMAIIWFCMAFSYYGLSVWFPDMIKHLQYEEYESRVKVFHKEKVENFHFNFSLENQVHKEGEYIHDKFIKIELKSVKFEDSLFEDCLFEDIKSTDTVFENCTIRNTVFTNTDLKEKFIDCKMENNTFEHDKHGCHLDTGEENDILIYLVSFLGSLAVLPGNIISALFMEKIGRVKIIGGSMLISAGCTFFLFLSFSQSAIIALQCLFCGVSVAAWNGIEVVTVELYPASKRATAFGVLNALCKLAAVLGSSIFASFVGITKAIPILLSFAALVCGGMVALKLPDTREKILQ, encoded by the exons ATGGCCGAgcgctaccaaaacaacatataCCACCAAAGTGACGGCGACAGCTACGGGACTTACGGGGAAGGTGATGGAGGTGTTCACGATGGATATGGTTACCAGGCCGAATACCCTCCCCAGGAAGAGGACGCTGCCAGTGACGTAACTGAAGGTCATGACGAAGAAGAGCAAATGTATGAAGGAGAATACCAAGGTATACCACATCCTGATGAGTCGAAGGTCGCACAGAGAGCTGCGAG gGCGAAATCTCGAGCCGGCGCCGCACTCTCGGAACTTCAGGAGTTATCTGAACAGTATGAGGATATCATGGAAGATTGTGGCCACGGCAAGTTCCAATGGACGCTCTTCGTGGTGCTGGGCCTCGCTCTCATGGCTGATGGCGTCGAATGTTTTGTGGTTGCCTTTGTTTTGCCATCTGCCGAAAAGGACCTGTGTCTGTCCAATGCAGAGAAAGGGATGCTGG GTCTGATTGTCTTCCTGAGTATGATGGTGGGGGCGTTCATATGGGGTGGTCTCGCAGACAAAGTTGGCCGCCGATCCTGTTTGGTTGTCGCCTTAGCTATAGACTGCGTTTTCGTCTTCCTGTCCTCCTTCGCCCAGAGCTAcggcttcttcctcttcttcaggCTGCTCTCAGGCATCGG TATCGGTGGCACGGTGCCGATTGTCTACTCGTACTTCTCTGAGTTCCTCCAGACGGACAAGCGAGGAGAGCATCTTTCCTGGTTATGTATGTTTTGGATGATTGGTGGGATTTATGCCTCTTTCACTGCCTGGGGAATCATTCCGAGATATG GTTGGGGGTTCAGCATGGGCACAGAGTTCCAGTTCCACAGTTGGAGGTTATTTGTTTTGATTGCAGCTCTTCCTGCCATCGCCTCTCTGGTCGGGCTAATATTCATGCCTGAGAGTCCCCGCTTCTTGCTCGAG AATGCCAAGCATGATGAAGCATGGATGATTCTGAAGCGGGTCCACGACACCAACTGGAGAGCCAAAGGACAGCCGGAAAAAGTCTTCACT GTGACACACATCAAGGCTCCAAAGACCGCAGAGGATGAGTTCATTGAGATTCAAAGTGCTACAGGAACAGCCGTACAACGCTGGGCTGTCCGTTCACTTACGCTCTGTAAACTG GTACTAAAGAACGTAGCATCTCTCTTTTCTGCCGAGCTGAGGTTTGCTACTCTCTTCATGGCCATCATCTGGTTCTGCATGGCTTTCAG CTATTATGGCCTATCTGTGTGGTTTCCAGACATGATCAAGCACCTTCAATATGAGGAGTATGAGTCGAGAGTCAAG GTATTCCATAAAGAGAAAGTGGAGAACTTTCATTTCAACTTTTCTTTAGAGAACCAGGTCCATAAAGAAGGGGAATATATCCATGACAA GTTCATCAAAATAGAACTGAAGTCTGTGAAGTTTGAGGACTCGTTGTTTGAAGACTGTCTCTTTGAGGACATCAAGTCCACTGACACGGTGTTTGAGAACTGCACCATACGCAACACTGTCTTCACAAATACAG ATCTGAAGGAGAAGTTCATTGActgtaaaatggaaaacaacacCTTTGAGCATGACAAACATGGCTGCCACCTGGACACCGGTGAAGAGAACGATATCCTCATATATCTGGTCAGCTTCCTTGGCAGTCTGGCCGTGTTGCCCGGCAACATCATTTCCGCCCTCTTCATGGAGAAGATTGGCAGAGTCAAGATTATAG GTGGCTCGATGCTGATCTCAGCAGGCTGTACCTTTTTCCTGTTTCTGAGCTTCAGTCAGTCTGCGATTATCGCTCTCCAGTGTCTCTTCTGTGGCGTCAGTGTGGCTGCATGGAACGGCATCGAGGTGGTGACAGTAGAGCTGTACCCTGCTTCGAAAAG GGCAACAGCCTTTGGCGTCCTGAATGCTCTCTGTAAGCTGGCGGCGGTTCTTGGCAGCTCTATCTTTGCCAGTTTTGTGGGTATCACCAAAGCCATCCCCATCCTGCTGTCATTTGCTGCGCTGGTCTGCGGCGGCATGGTGGCCCTCAAACTGCCTGACACGCGAGAGAAAATTCTCCAGTGA